A portion of the Pectobacterium brasiliense genome contains these proteins:
- a CDS encoding calcium/sodium antiporter gives MLFATLLLFVGLLLLVYGADRLVYGAAVLARSLGLPPFVIGITIVGFGTSLPELIVSVTAALNAQNDMAVGNVLGSNITNILLILGSAALIRPLTVHSAILRRELPLMLSVTLLCGVLLHDSYLSRTDGIMLLFAAILCLVLILRMAQQAQREGGDSLTREQLAELPQDDSSQMVAVLWLILGMIILPMAARMVVDNATVIARYFDVSELTIGLTILAIGTSLPELATAIVGTLKKEDDIALGNLIGSNIFNIAIVLGVPALLSPGALNPQAFQRDYWVMLAASVLLTALCLSKKRRIGQGAGALLCCAFIAYLTALFCFS, from the coding sequence ATGCTTTTTGCAACACTACTCTTGTTCGTTGGTTTGCTATTACTGGTTTACGGTGCCGATCGTCTTGTCTATGGTGCCGCCGTGCTTGCGCGTTCTCTTGGCTTACCGCCTTTCGTTATCGGCATCACCATTGTCGGCTTCGGCACTTCGCTACCCGAGCTGATCGTTTCGGTTACCGCCGCGTTGAACGCTCAGAACGATATGGCCGTCGGTAATGTTCTGGGTTCCAATATCACCAATATTTTACTCATTCTCGGCAGCGCGGCACTCATTCGCCCGCTAACGGTACATTCAGCCATCCTGCGCCGGGAATTGCCGCTCATGTTGTCCGTCACTTTATTGTGTGGCGTTTTACTGCATGATAGCTACCTGAGCCGCACCGACGGCATCATGCTGCTCTTTGCCGCCATTCTGTGTCTGGTGTTGATACTTCGCATGGCACAACAGGCACAGCGGGAAGGCGGCGATAGCCTGACGCGCGAACAGCTGGCGGAACTCCCGCAGGATGACAGCAGCCAGATGGTCGCGGTGCTGTGGTTGATTCTCGGCATGATTATTTTACCCATGGCCGCTCGTATGGTGGTGGATAACGCGACCGTCATTGCACGCTACTTCGATGTCAGTGAGTTGACTATCGGGCTGACCATATTGGCGATTGGCACCAGCCTGCCTGAGCTTGCTACCGCCATCGTCGGGACGTTGAAGAAAGAAGATGATATTGCGCTGGGTAACCTGATTGGCTCGAACATTTTTAATATTGCGATTGTGCTGGGCGTGCCTGCTCTGCTCTCGCCGGGCGCACTGAACCCTCAGGCTTTTCAGCGCGACTATTGGGTCATGCTGGCGGCGAGCGTGCTGTTAACCGCACTGTGCCTCAGCAAAAAACGCCGTATAGGACAGGGCGCAGGCGCATTATTATGCTGCGCGTTCATCGCCTATCTGACGGCTCTGTTTTGCTTTTCATAA